In Leishmania infantum JPCM5 genome chromosome 33, a genomic segment contains:
- the TDBP1 gene encoding tyrosyl-DNA phosphodiesterase 1 produces MNGGGAARHAEAGFPFWVNDIDSFASVPQRHAPLSCSLLRLRDLFRCDVADPGECWQHILLSSYVTDLPWLLATVPELSAVTGKLVLLSGEKGTATLRRTTGDSSCPYTAASPLMDRVNPFMAALREQARPTSALHTTLSRERLAVLEPPLPVAFGTHHTKMALCVNGRGLRVSIFTANLVEQDWCRKSQGIYVQDFPWKTATVRSNDDSADATMVETATSSTSNSNNGSNTFTKGAEFVAHLRHYLMQCGVSLAAACASPTDAASAAGPLGIFETDFLSHIDFSAAAVWLVSSVPGTYAHGEVCPGYRVGLCRLAEVLRRSALTMATSPASVDLSWQYSSQGSLNPAFLNSLQAAMCGESAAVIESGDAPRGVRDVQVVYPTEEEVRNSWEGWRGGMSLPLRVQCCHEFVNARLHRWGSSEEGHTAKRAFPRPPKVAAAHASREDAVDVDGVDIDGGEETTPSLAGSCAADRQFALPHIKSYAAVAPDRSCVRWFLLTSANLSQAAWGSLSRKVNQRGSRQQLVRSYELGVLYDSHSAIYPSASSWFSVVAESRIELPNARNSRAMLYETPLGVDTQDVCLYIPYNLLCPTPYASTAALRAHRHAPDEGEQAVEEAALDCSDVPWVLDMPHRGKDAYGLEVEEAFESIVSPNLSKWQPRTRAMDTAPLCSIGAPRKRMREA; encoded by the coding sequence TCCGTGCCACAGCGTCATGCACCACTCTCGTGCTCcctgcttcgcctccgcgacTTGTTCCGCTGCGACGTCGCCGATCCTGGCGAGTGCTGGCAGCACATCCTGCTCTCCAGCTACGTGACTGACCTTCCATGGCTGCTGGCGACAGTGCCGGAGCTGTCCGCTGTGACAGGGAAACTGGTGCTGCTCAGCGGCGAAAAAgggacggcgacgctgcggcgcaccaccggcgaTTCTTCGTGTCCATacacagcagcgtcgccgctgatGGACCGCGTGAACCCGTTCATGGCTGCCTTGCGCGAGCAAGCGAGGCCCACGTCTGCGTTACACACCACCCTTTCGCGCGAACGCCTTGCTGTTCTCGAGCCGCCGTTGCCCGTGGCCTTTGGGACGCACCACACCAAAATGGCGCTCTGCGTCAACGGCAGAGGCCTGCGTGTTTCTATCTTCACCGCTAACCTTGTCGAGCAGGACTGGTGCCGGAAGTCGCAAGGCATCTACGTACAGGACTTCCCATGgaagacggcgacggtgcgctCAAACGACGACTCCGCGGATGCGACTATGGTGGAAACAGCAACGAGCAGCACCAGTAACAGCAACAATGGCAGTAACACCTTCACAAAGGGCGCTGAATTCGTcgcgcatctgcgccacTACTTGATGCAATGCGGCGTGAGTCTTGCCGCTGCATGTGCTTCACCGACAGATGCGGCATCCGCGGCTGGCCCCCTCGGGATCTTCGAAACGGATTTCCTATCTCACATCGATTTCTCGGCTGCAGCCGTGTGGCTCGTCAGCTCCGTCCCCGGAACGTACGCGCACGGTGAGGTCTGTCCTGGCTACCGTGTCGGGCTTTGTCGACTGGCGGAGGTGCTACGGCGCTCGGCACTGACGATGGCCACGTCGCCGGCGTCCGTCGACCTGAGCTGGCAGTACAGCTCCCAGGGCTCGCTCAATCCAGCGTTTCTGAACTCGCTGCAAGCAGCCATGTGCGGGGAGTCGGCGGCAGTGATTGAGTCCGGTGACGCACCGCGAGGCGTGCGTGACGTGCAGGTGGTATACCCCACCGAGGAAGAAGTGCGGAACAGCTGGGAGGGCTGGCGAGGCGGCATGTCActccctctgcgtgtgcagtGCTGCCATGAGTTTGTGAACGCGCGCTTGCATCGctggggcagcagcgaggagggtCACACGGCAAAGCGTGCATTCCCACGGCCACCCAAAGTCGCAGCGGCCCACGCCAGCCGTGAGGATGCTGTGGATGTAGATGGAGTGGACATCGATGGAGGCGAGGAGACGACGCCATCACTggcgggcagctgcgcagccgacCGACAGTTTGCGCTGCCCCATATTAAGTCGTACGCGGCCGTTGCACCAGACCGTTCCTGCGTCCGTTGGTTTCTTCTGACGAGTGCAAATCTCTCCCAGGCGGCGTGGGGTAGCCTAAGCAGGAAGGTGAACCAGCGCGGTTCGCGGCAACAGCTCGTGCGCTCGTACGAGCTGGGCGTTCTCTACGACTCCCATTCTGCTATTTACCCGTCAGCATCATCGTGGTTCAGCGTGGTGGCCGAGTCGAGGATCGAGCTTCCGAACGCACGCAATTCTCGTGCGATGCTGTACGAGACGCCGCTCGGCGTTGACACTCAGGATGTGTGTCTGTACATACCATACAACCTCCTTTGCCCGACCCCGTACGCAAGCACTGCCGCTCTGCgagcgcacaggcacgcacctGACGAGGGTGAGCAGGCCGTcgaagaagcggcgctggACTGTAGTGATGTGCCGTGGGTGCTAGACATGCCACATCGGGGTAAGGACGCCTACGGCCTCGAGGTCGAGGAGGCGTTCGAGAGCATCGTTTCTCCAAATTTATCAAAGTGGCAGCCTCGTACGCGCGCCATGGACACCGCACCGCTGTGCAGCATCGGGGCCCCCCGTAAGCGCATGCGTGAGGCGTAG